From Plectropomus leopardus isolate mb chromosome 4, YSFRI_Pleo_2.0, whole genome shotgun sequence, the proteins below share one genomic window:
- the LOC121941475 gene encoding ecto-ADP-ribosyltransferase 4-like, with protein sequence MPSWEKQVCQRKALSACATASLVLLVGLLLFVVVYVTLSWQDITEEHSLQDLISDLNDDCRSKATLVTDAAITQSWYTSKNFSQAWSNAGQKAKKPVHQYMEKHHSMAIYMYTNMLHPVMTAGRGGKPPEETFESPSLYFSLSEAIQILKHSQVTCLSTNYRTEALLHLNISDKLVRFSTFILGSDRRDFTRDTSCFEVYTCFGADITHYSALKLNSQVLIPPYEVFKVTDTETDTQKCKVVYTLKSNLNCVYDRKSNMLHPISALPVDGFWLIFAITCIIIVSLLLPFAIMKVLPKDGTL encoded by the exons ATGCCTTCCTGGGAGAAGCAAGTATGTCAGAGAAAGGCTTTATCTGCATGTGCCACTGCTTCTCTTGTTCTTCTGGTGggactgctgctgtttgttgttgtatatGTGACACTCAGCTGGCAGGATATCACTGAAGAG CACTCTCTTCAGGATCTGATCTCTGACCTGAATGATGACTGCAGATCCAAAGCTACACTTGTGACTGATGCAGCCATAACGCAGAGCTGGTACACCAGTAAAAACTTCAGTCAAGCCTGGAGCAACGCAGggcaaaaagctaaaaagccTGTACACCAGTATATGGAGAAACATCATTCCATGGCCATATACATGTACACAAATATGCTGCATCCTGTCATGACTGCAGGAAGAGGTGGAAAACCACCAGAGGAGACATTTGAGTCCCCCTCCCTTTATTTCTCTCTGAGTGAAGCCATTCAGATTCTGAAGCACAGTCAGGTAACATGTCTCAGCACAAATTACAGAACTGAAGCACTTTTACATCTGAACATCTCTGACAAGCTGGTTCGGTTCAGCACCTTTATATTAGGTTCTGATAGGAGGGACTTTACAAGGGACACTTCATGTTTTGAAGTATACACATGTTTCGGTGCTGATATAACGCATTACTCAGCCTTGAAACTAAACAGCCAGGTGCTGATTCCTCCTTACGAGGTTTTTaaagtcacagacacagagacagacacacaaaagtgTAAAGTTGTCTACACATTGAAGAGCAACCTGAACTGTGTTTATGATAGAAAGAGCAATATGTTGCACCCAATATCTGCATTACCGGTGGATggattttggctcatttttgcCATCACTTGTATAATTATCGTGTCTCTTTTGCTACCCTTTGCCATTATGAAGGTGTTACCCAAAGATGGGACACTATAA
- the LOC121941463 gene encoding von Willebrand factor A domain-containing protein 7-like has product MPARQRVMFLLALVLSLSGLIHSFQPLVSFGNSTTHRDITQRAVLRKTAEVCRDIAASEGQEFNLTIDDSLSADRVQRACSSIGTSTSLLSTVMFHTSIANMYFSNAKVDVIYALSEKHHFDDETFQGGRDVITAGVSAVKASVKLEEFVAGRWMLGRVCHTIQDFYSHSNWVELGNTAPYSTLIRPDQPLENLADVNTPTCRNCTGGNCENNLLPDLLQQGLLTSGYFNVFSSAKPAGKCSHGGSFDRTSRRDPVGGISKDDTGSSHGSFHHKAADLAVNATMELLEDIRVAVGDKNFLRLMGLSQSSVLCFVIDTTGSMSKDIAEAKRVSFDIIDSKRGTQQEPSAYILVPFNDPDYGPLFMTTNADVFKERINKLSASGGGDIPELCLSGLQLALTAAPPSSEIFVFTDAPAKDAHLKSTIIALIESTKSVVTFMLTDTLVSRRRRSSFQGLSGHRSMSQSDAQFYRDLAQASGGQAIEVTKDDLSLATSIIEDSSAIAVVTVFQGMRNPGKPDSFTFTVDGSLINMTAYITGASSLTFDLTSPTGVSQSSSQSSGPLASFTTAGNLRRLSLNTDNQTGSWKISVNSNSAYSVKVTGQSSVNFIYNLVEAHEGAHGDFSLKEGRPLSGGNASLMVTVTGSDTVKVTEVTLFDSSGPTEVNGSLQMMGGGNFLVTFTGVPAGNFVVRLKGEDSSSASRSTSSSSFQRQASTQMKTSSISVTAQSNNTNIEPGSTISIPFTVATTTNGVINDSATGAFTVRANNDRSYTLTSPSTVTVEADSGGKANGTVTLTVPASAASGTDVTLTIEAENAAADDINYVVLRLSVTAKVTDITRPVCQVVSSSTSCPSSSSLCAASQWVFIANLTDGINGTGIDSVSIRQGNGTLNISTEAGAGGENITVATYSASCCSQSVELAAVDKVGNVGTCVGQARALTTAAPVTTSAVNTTSTGGHTLSMSYCLWVSVAVSLLWK; this is encoded by the exons ATGCCTGCCAGACAGAGAGTCATGTTCCTGTTGGCGTTGGTCCTCTCCCTGTCAGGCCTCATTCACAGCTTCCAGCCCCTCGTCTCATTTGGGAATTCCACCACTCACCGTGACATCACACAAAGGGCGGTCCTCAGAAAGACAGCTGAGGTCTGCAGAGACATTGCTGCCTCTGAGGGACAAGAATTCAACCTGACT ATTGATGACAGCCTGTCAGCTGACAGGGTGCAGAGAGCCTGTTCCTCTATAGGTacctccacctctctcctctcaACTGTCATGTTCCACACGTCCATTGCAAATATGTACTTCAGCAACGCAAAGGTGGATGTGATTTATGCGCTGAGTGAGAAGCACCATTTTGATGATGAGACCTTCCAGGGAGGACGGGATGTCATCACAGCAG GTGTGTCTGCTGTGAAGGCCAGTGTGAAGCTGGAGGAATTTGTTGCAGGGAGGTGGATGCTCGGACGAGTCTGTCACACCATACAG GACTTCTACAGTCACAGTAACTGGGTGGAGCTGGGGAACACTGCCCCTTATAGTACTCTGATCAGACCAGACCAACCTCTTGAGAACCTGGCAG ACGTAAATACTCCAACATGTAGAAACTGCACGGGAGGGAACTGTGAGAACAACCTTCTGCCTGACCTGCTGCAGCAGGGGCTTCTCACTTCAGGCTACTTCAACGTCTTCTCCTCTGCAAAACCTGCAG GTAAATGCAGCCATGGGGGATCATTTGATCGGACAAGCAGGCGGGACCCAGTGGGGGGGATTAGTAAGGACGACACTGGGTCCAGTCATGGCTCATTTCACCACAAAGCAGCCGATTTGGCTGTGAATGCCACTATGGAGCTACTGGAGGACATCAGAGTAGCTGTTGGGGACAAGAACTTCCTGCG ATTGATGGGCCTCTCGCAGTCgtctgtgctgtgttttgtcATTGACACCACAGGCAGTATGAGCAAAGACATAGCTGAGGCTAAGAGAGTTTCCTTTGACATCATAGACAGTAAAAGGGGAACCCAGCAGGAGCCCTCCGCCTACATATTGGTACCATTCAATGACCCAG ATTATGGCCCACTGTTTATGACAACCAATGCAGACGTCTTCAAAGAGCGCATCAACAAGTTGTCGGCAAGTGGAGGAGGAGACATCCCAGAGTTGTGCTTGTCTGGACTGCAG CTTGCCCTGACTGCTGCTCCGCCCTCATCTGAGATCTTTGTCTTCACTGATGCACCTGCTAAAGATGCTCATCTGAAAAGCACCATCATTGCGCTCATAGAGAGCACCAAGTCTGTG GTAACTTTCATGCTGACGGATACTCTGGTCAGTCGACGGCGCCGCAGCAGCTTTCAGGGCTTGTCGGGTCATCGCTCAATGAGCCAATCAGATGCACAGTTTTACCGTGACCTCGCCCAAGCTTCTGGAGGTCAAGCCATTGAGGTCACCAAGGATGACCTCTCTCTGGCAACAAGTATAATAGAGGATTCATCAGCCATTGCTGTG GTGACAGTTTTTCAGGGAATGAGGAATCCTGGGAAGCCTGATagttttacatttacagttgATGGATCACTCATAAACATGACTGCCTACATTACCGGAGCCTCATCTCTCACCTTTGATCTCACCAGCCCCACAG GTGTATCTCAGAGTTCCAGTCAGTCCAGTGGCCCTCTGGCATCCTTCACCACAGCAGGAAACCTACGACGTTTAAGCCTCAACACCGACAATCAAACGGGATCATGGAAAATCAGTGTTAACTCTAATAGCGCTTACTCCGTTAAGGTCACAG GTCAAAGTTCAGTGAACTTTATCTATAACCTTGTGGAAGCTCATGAGGGAGCGCACGGGGACTTCAGTCTAAAGGAGGGACGTCCACTTTCAG GTGGTAATGCCAGTCTCATGGTCActgtgacaggaagtgacacaGTAAAGGTCACAGAGGTCACTCTGTTTGACAGCTCAGGGCCAACAGAGGTCAACGGATCACTGCAG ATGATGGGAGGTGGTAACTTTCTGGTGACATTCACTGGAGTCCCAGCAGGTAACTTTGTCGTTCGCCTAAAAGGAGAGGACAGCAGTTCCGCTTCCAGGTCAACATCATCAAGCAGCTTCCAGAGACAAGCCTCCACACAGATGAAGACATCCAGCATCTCTGTGACA GCTCAATCCAACAACACCAATATCGAACCAGGCTCCACCATTTCCATCCCTTTCACAGTCGCCACAACCACCAATGGAGTTATTAACGATTCTGCAACTGGAGCGTTCACAGTGAGAGCCAACAACGACCGCAGCTATACTTTGACTTCACCCAGCACTGTCACAGTAGAGGCGGACAGTGGAGGCAAAGCCAACGGCACCGTGACCTTAACAGTACCAGCCAGTGCTGCATCAGGAACAGACGTGACCCTCACCATTGAGGCAGAAAATGCAGCTGCCGACGACATCAACTACGTTGTACTCAGGTTGTCTGTGACTGCCaag GTGACAGATATTACACGTCCAGTGTGCCAGGTAGTCAGTTCATCAACCAGCTGTCCGTCCTCTTCATCGCTCTGTGCTGCCTCTCAGTGGGTATTCATCGCTAATCTCACTGATGGCATCAATGGAACTGGCATTGACAGCGTTTCCATCCGCCAAGGGAACGGTACCCTAAATATCAGCACAGAGGCTGGAGCAGGGGGGGAGAACATCACCGTGGCAACCTACAGCGCCTCCTGCTGTTCCCAGAGTGTAGAGCTGGCTGCTGTGGACAAAGTAGGAAATGTGGGGACATGTGTGGGGCAGGCTCGAGCACTCACCACAGCTGCCCCTGTGACTACAAGTGCAGTTAACACAACATCCACTGGAGGACACACTTTGAGCATGTCATACTGTCTCTGGGTCAGTGTTGCAGTTTCTCTTCTTTGGAAATAA